Part of the Musa acuminata AAA Group cultivar baxijiao chromosome BXJ3-10, Cavendish_Baxijiao_AAA, whole genome shotgun sequence genome, CACATCATGTTCAAAACCAGCAGAACCTCTTTTGTGTTTTCGTTCAAGAGGAAGTGGCACTAATAAGAGATGTTCAAACATCAAAAACCAACTCTCGGCTTATCCCGGTCCAAAAATTAAGGAAGAAAACTCATGAGCTACCAAAAACACTTTAGGATGAACTCTTAAGACTCCTCTACTCAGCACAAGTGATCCCTTTTTCTCATATCATTCTCCAATCTGATCAGATCCTGCAAGTTCTTCAAAACTCTGAAATATCTATCTCTATACAATGGGAGTAATATGTCACTCTTCATAGTTCACCTAAAATCCTCTCTTCACATAGTAACTCTCTGATTCTAAAACCTCTTGCTAAATATGTTCAGCAGAAACTTCCCCCCATGTCCAGTTACAGCACTCTGACCTCCCATCTTCTTCACAGCTATCTCCAGCGGTAGCAGATACTGCTAGATTAGATCCAGCTAGCTGAAGAGGGCTTTGAGGAGAGCCAGAAAGTGAAACACTCTGCTGTGGTGAAGTAGTGTAATTCTCTGGAGGAAGCCACAGTCCTCTTAAAACCACAACTGGTTGATCAACAATAGGTGAAGAATTAGGCATTTTTCGCGCATGCAATCGATATTTCTGAGGCAGAAAACAAGAACATCATGTCAATTCAGTGACAAACAATGGAGATTAAGAATTAGGAAGCCACGAGAAGAAAGATGTAGGATTTAGAAAGCACCTGCAGGTGGCTCTTCACTTCATCATTGGTGAGGCCGTCCACCTGCATCAGTTccctgatttgttttggagtagcCACTGCGTCAAGAACATCGAAATCAGATCAGTCGTGATGGATTAACTCCGGCATAAAAATAACTACAGTcagatcattgtaaacaagaatcaTGAAGGCCTTGTTCCTTCAATATACTTGTACATATTTCTTTTCCGGTTACCTATGTCAAGGAAATTAGAACTGCAGTATGAGAAATTTTGAGGCTATTCTTGATACGTGAGAGAATACGAGAAATTAAGACAACCTTGAGCACCACCGAGTTGTTGGAGAGCAAGGACAAACCGGCGATGCAGCTCTGGCGACCAGCAACGCCTTGCTTTTCTtggtggctgctgctgctgctgctgctgctgctgcacctGCAAGCTAAGGCAGGTGCCTGCCATCGCCAGGGCCGATGCCGCAGCTCCACCAACTCCCTGAGAACCCGAGAGACTGAGAGAATGGTCCTCCGCGGCGGCAGAAATAGGGCAAAAGGCGTTTTTGACCGCAGGTGACGGCAGAGGGAGGTCAGGCAACATCACTCTCGGCTTCACCTCCTCCTTAGAGTTCATCGCAAACGGAGACATGCCTTTAAACGGCACGAATGCGCCCACCGGCCTCCGGCTTTTGGATTCTGAGAACAAGCTCTCCTCCTCACGGCGAGCGGCTTTTGCATTTCTCTGCCATCACAAGCAAACAATCACTTCAGAAGGAAACAGAACAACACAAAGCATCAAAAAAGAGAAAGCAACTTAATCCAAAGAAACTGCCATCAAAATTCCTCTTATCCTCTATACCTCTTCTGTGATGCTATAATCATCCTTATCGTTATTCACTGTAGTCCACAGCTGTGCGGAACTCATCCAGCTGGTCTTGTTCTTGCTCTCTGATTCCAGCTTCACCCCTCCCTCCTCACCGCACTTACTGTTAATGGGATTGTGCGCTTCGCAGGCACGAGCGAATCTCTCGCCTCGGCACCTCTCAAGCTCCTTCTTCAACCCCTCTATTACTGCAGCTCAAAAAAATTTCCGACGAAGCATAAAAATCCAACTTTTACATAAAAAATCGCTCAGAAATCTAAAAATTACATAAAATCCGTACCATCTGTGATGAGAAGCATACAGAGAGGGAGCTCGCGCTtgaaagcttcgatctttctcctctcctcttccagaCTTCTCACGGACTCCTCCAGTTTCGCTACCTTGCTGTCTACGCTCTCGACCGCGGCCGCCGCCTCCTCGAGGAAGCCGCCGACGGTTGTCATGGCACAGAGATTCAGGTCCAGCCCGATACCCGCCACCGACGGTCCCAtttccgtctctctctctctctctctctctctctctctctctctctctctctctctcctcctttcgCAGATCTCCAGCCCTGTGGAAGATGAGAACAAAGTTGAGAAAGAGCGAGAGAGACGTCCATTTTTATACACACCACAAGTGAGGAAGACAGTCGGACGAAACCCGTCCGGTTCAGGTGAACCGGGAAATATCAGCCTCGAGTCCTCGCGTAACgcgtcgcgcggagacacgcgtcACACGCGGCGATCCGAGTCGCCGAGTTGGATCGGAATCTTCTAAGTTTCTTTTactgttttctttttcattttatttcgatcggtgttttttttttcttttttttggtactTTGAATTTTGGAAGGAAAAAAGATTTATATTATGGTAACGCGAGATGATTTGTAGAAGGGActtcacacacacatatatttcACTTACTTTTGTGCTATAATCACAATatccaaaattaaaattttaatctgATATCATTTTCCTTTGTTTATCAGACCAATATGGTACCAACTCTGTCTTctattattcaaaaataatatatattttttttataaaaagataGGATGATAAGTAtagaatttaataaatattttaatagctAAGTAGTCATGATTGGGTGAGGTTTCAAACCCTAATAagtgagataaaaaaaataatattgatcATATGATCCgacttgataaaatcataaattttgattgGTAAACATAGTATCAACTAAATTTCAAACTCAAGGTTTTATTAAATCCACGATGGTCACTATAATGATGGCATAAGATACACTAAATTCATATATCTTCTTACAAATGAAATTGATAAGAAGTTACGATATATGGATATCCAATAACATCGTAGTACCGTATCAAACAAGTAATCAAATTGACACATTGGTCCGACGATCGTTCTATCATGCTTCTGATATGATATCAGCATAATTGTTTAACATGTTAATCTCTAATTTCCAACATCAATGTGGACCACTCCCTCATAATCGTAATTTCATACCAAATACATGATTTATTGACTTTCATGATATATAGTAGTCTATTCTTGACAATGGATCCAATCTCATAAGATTCTTGTTTTTATTACTCTTGTATCCTCCAAATCTTAAGTATTAAAAGAATTTTAACGAACATACTTTTGACATAATTTTTATAGATTATTTTCCCTACTTGAATTATAGAAGATTGGATCTAAGTTGGTCGTTGTCTCCAACACATCAAACAATTGaaatctaaattaaaaaaaaaaaagttttatagTTGATTAAAATTCTAGAGAGATCATCACACATACAACTAATATTATATTAACAAATCATAACAATTGAATTCTTAATGTTCTGTATAATAATCAAAGAGATGAAAGAACAAAATCTTCTTTTCCATCCTCAATTTCACATCACACCCATCCATTTCAATTCttattttatctttcaaaatataaattcttTTCAAATTAATCCCCTGTATTTTAATTTTTTCCCCCTTCCAACCTAAAACGAATTGTTAATCATCCTTTCGGTAATGGCATGCTTGTTATTTTAAGTCGAACCAAGAGGCGTTTTAGTTAAGTAAACAACAGCGTGCAAGCGCCTCATCAAATCCCAGCCAGAAGGCGACACGTGGCGCGTACAAGCTACCCTCCCATGCACGCTCTTGTCGTCGTCATGACGTGAATTGATGcccttttttccttctttaattatAGTTCGTACCTTTTGATGGTGCAGAAAACACGAAGATGGACGGACAGACTCCTTCTTCGTCGTGGGATTTCCTTCTTGTCCGCCACGTGGTGGAAGCACGTTCGTTGATGTTTCTTCTGATGTCGATGCTTTGCACAGATACCGCAAATTTAGGGTTCAGAAGGTTGTTTGGGTATGTGTGCTATATTCTCTCATAATTATTCTGACAAGATTGGGGGAGAGAGGAAAGATTCTTTGTAGTAGCTAATGGACAATCCGATAGTGTCATCAAAGattcctcttttctttttttcgttATTTTTAATGGTACAAATATGCATTCGAGGCTACATGGAATGCGAGCTACTGTCATTATAAACCTAAAATTCAAATCCAATCTACTATTTAGACATCAAATTTTGAACCAATAACACCGGATTCATTATCGTCGTATTAATGGGTTAATCATCCTATGGAATCAGATGAATGATATCAAAATTATATTAGGAGAGAGATTTAATTTTGAACCgatgagaataaaaaaatatctatTATTATATTACAGTACATACAATTTTGAACTGATGAGAATAAACCGTATTTATCATTGTCGTCTTCGTTTGGTATTAATGGGTTAATAAGAATAGAGAAGTATCGATTGTACATCAAGTCTTAAGCGAGAGAGATAATGATATCTAATTTAGTCTCATAATACGtgtcaaataaaaattaaatttatttaagaaCATATAATATGGTGTTGGATTTTTTCACTATTGAATTTTCTTATCTCATTTAAAACTCTTAAATTGTGAATGGTATACATATTCGTTAAATATATAAAGTATAATGAGTTGATCGGTAGATCCATGTATATATGAATTTATGTATCGATAtgtaaattaaatattaaatttaaatttaattttttttttaaatacaatGTACGTAACAATTTTATTAATCATTTACATTTTAGTTTAAACCTTTAAAGTTAAAGTCAAACATAAAATTaataaactattttttttttttgggaccaTCAAAATAACTAATTTTGGAGAGAAAACCAAAATTCAAGGATTAATTTTATGAATCTTCTATCAAAATACACTAAAATCTATAGTTTCAATTACTAGAAAAGGTCTTTGGTGATAAAACAAGTTTTTTGTGGTTAGAAGCAAAGCTTAGCCACTAACAACATTCATTGCTACGAAATCCTTTAGTAAATGGAAGACATTCTAAAGCTAATGGCCAATTTTTTTGTTGTGAATAACATGCGTAATTCTAATGGGACCTAAAAAGTGTTCTATGAGTGCTTTGTGGCCATAAAATCTATGGAGAGGGTCTCAATTCCATTGGAAGTGAAAGAAGGATAAGATATGTACTTTTTAGGTTTCATAGTGGCATTGGAATCTCCTACCAACCTAACGTTATTTGGTAGCTAAGGGAAGCTTTATTGTCAAGAAAACTATGATTTCAAGAAAGATAAATGATCCAACGATATGATCAAACAATAGTATTAGGATAGTATGCTTCAATATCTACTTGAAGGCGAAGTGTGTTGAATTAAGAGCATATagcaaatatttttattatgatattttatttttatttcttactaaaTATTTTAGAAGGTATGAGTCTTCGTATCAAAGTCAAAGTTTACGgtgattattttttttaagaaaaaaaatatattattcttgCATCTTAGATGATATTACTCTAACGATTGATAATAGATTCTGAATCTTCACTATttattcttcaaaaaaaaaatagagaccaATCTTATTAATGTAAAAGAGGTTAAGTTTATTCTCTAAACTAGTAAAGACAATGGTAAAAAGAATGAAAGGAACAAAGACACTATTTAGTTATAGAACAAAGGTGATCAACCaaacaaaaagagaaagaaggagagagagagagagagagagagagagagagagagagagaatttggaACAATgatcaaatcattaaatcatgatCATCTTGTGAAAATTTTACTTGGACATATGccggaaagctatttccttgaacCTCCTCTATCTCAATAGCCTTGTGGTCAACCTCAGCCAAGCCAATCGAGTGATGCATTGATGTCGGAAAAGAGCCCTTTATATTTTGGACCACCAACCATCTTTGCACTGCATGTGAGCACAATATCTTGCATCCGACTTAGAAAGATACATCGGACCCATTCATTCATTCTACATGAACAGGAGACAGTGGACATTGTGCACTTCCCTTCTCCACTTCAACTTTTCCTATGTTGGCTAAGAACAACATCTCCGAATCCCTCCTCCACTTCCCTTCTTTTCTATGCTTTTGGTGTCCAAGTGGATCATCCACCATGTTGCTACTTGCATCAGCTTTCAACCTTTTCGTGAAAAGGAGGCATCCATGAATCACCGATTGTTGTTGTTATGCAACGAAGATACCATCATGGCTCGTGAAgaaccttattattattattattattattattattattattattattattattattattattattattattattattatagatgactaaatataaatataatagttTTATGATTGTTCGAATCGAATTCGATAAGAAAAGCCCCAAGTCCGATCGATCAATTTatgattatgataaaaaaaatctctaaaataaTTTAGTTAGGCATTAGGCACATGAAATGGAAGGAATTCGAAACATGTATAATCTCATTTGAGGTCAAGAAATATTGACCATGGAAGTTGTGGGAGGAAAAAGAATGATAGGATGTGAACCCGTTGAAGTGTGGGAATGAGATAAACCCGACCAAAGATGGAATTGATTTGACCTCTCGAGATTTCATAGATTCTTCAAAGGTCGCATGACCCCATGTAAAAGGAGACTAATTATTACGAGGTCTGAAAACATGGCAGCCAATGTAGCAATCTCGGAGTGCAATTATACCGACTAAATGCGAATATGTgaatatgcaaaaagaaaattaattataatatatcgtaaataagtggtGGTCATTTTAacacattaataataataataataatgatgatgatgatgatgatgatgatgatgatgatgataacctcTTTTGGTGATATTTTTGGTcaaaatcatctaaaaatagttatgtatgtatgtatacatatactaaCACAATATTAGACTTATCAATTACGTTGAGTCTAAATTActggataataataataataataataataataataatatatttattagattCTTATAAGTTGATCTTAGTCTTAACGTATTTTTGATGTGAGACTAATATGgatattaagaaaaatcatattagATGTCTttgttgtcatatatatatatatatatatatatatatatatatatatatatatatatatatatatattcctctaGAGTTAATGATTCTCATAATTGTTCTTTAAATTTAAGTTTCATAATGTCTCTATGGTTAATCATCAAGGAATTTGATTCTAAAACTTTACTAGGTCAAATTTTTTACCAATAAGTgatatcttaaaaaatatatggAATAATATATTAAATCATCAATATTTGATAAATGGATTTGGTATATCATTATCAAACTTTAGATCTAGTACATGAGTATGTACCGATGTTTTATagagaaaaaaatgatgaaaaagagGAAGGGGCAATGAAGGAAGAAAAAATAGGAAGGAATagtgaagaaaaaaagaaagcaaagaaagaggaagaagacaaatGAATGGATGAGAAGAAACAATAGGAGAAGAGGTGGGAGGATACTTGGAAAAAAAGGGAATAGTGGTAACGGTATGAGTAACAATGAGGCAATGATAATGACAACGACAATAAGGGAGTCTTAATTTGATTCTTTTTTTAACACCAAGTTAAatgagttatattatttttttaatttttaatattttaaacgaAAGATCAAAGTGATTCGTAGACCTGGATTGATACATATCATTTGTACTATATCATTTTGGGTGGTACAATAATACTTTGATAATGCCAAGAATAAATTACATTATATTCTATATAATTTTGGTCGAGATTAATTAATATCGATCATAATTAAGAGATTACAGCAATGAAAAGGGTATTTATGGGAGGATGAAAGAATAAATATGGTATCATTGAGGTGTACAAGGATCGATGTGTAAAAACAGCCGAAGATTCGATGGTGGCGTGAGGAGAAGGACTAGTGGGGTGGGTGGGTGGCTGACGGCGCTGTCGAGGGAGTGGTGGAGGATGACGCTCGACTCGACTCGCCGCATCGCACGCCTTCTGACGGAATCTTCTCTCTCTATGTGTTCTTTCTTCTTTACGCTTGCTTCTTCGTAGTACCTCGGTGGTGCGGCCATGATATCCTTTACGTCCGGGATTCCCGTTCCGATGTCAGGCTTTCCGGCGACGGCCCCACCGCCTCCCCTCCTCGCCCAAGGTTTTGTTCGCCGCTTGGGTTGTTTTCTTTTGAGTAGATAATATCACCCACGATTgaccctttttctttttcttttctgaattTTCGCCCAAATCTCCCCATCAttttataatttagaaaaaaaattaaagaaaaaagattCATCCTATGGAATCCATCTGTATTAGGTAAATGGAATCAACACGGTTCGAAAGCTGAGCTAATGATTATAaaaacaaccttactatttaccGACAATCCCTTGCTATTAACTATcatttaaaaaatgataaaatattattttattatttatagctcgagtattattaatttttttttcataaccaTTTATTTCATCATTGTCGCCATCCTTATTCCTTATGGATGGTATTTGTCTCGTCATCTTCGATGTTTCTTCGTTTACTATCAACGTCATTGACGCCTGCACGATAGGTCCTCAATACTTGTCGCAAATGTAGTCGAAGACGTCGCCTCTCCACTtgttgtcacgaacgatcgtcgcgcactcgcaacaactttgtTCAATGAATCGTTCGTCGCTTTTACATGTTTGAACAAAGACATGATAGCTTGTTTTACCTtgattttgtgtgtttttgcttgtaaaaatatatattcGAACATGTTGCAGCGCACAATACGCTGTTCACCGTGTCGAGACAAAAagccccaaaacggctccgtttttacATGTCGTGGACTGTTTTCTACAGCCCGTTGCAGCGGCCAAAATGTTAGTtacctcagcaccctagaacccttcGAGTGGCACAGGgttagatggggcttcggtatattgacaGGCGTTGAAAGATCTTCACAAGTTCTCATGTTGACTtggcgggaacttgccttcgtgtCAGGtatccggtgagcagttgtttatggacttacaattgttcgttctaccttctaaagtctttaTTTTCCTCATTTCCATCTTTTctcctgtgcacacaaggtgcttgctgaattgattgttgtgagacgtcgggacttgtccgtcgctcgttttcaatctaatcaactttttatTTTATAGGTCCTTAAGGACGTATATGAGGTTGCAACTAGGATGAACCTTTGCGGACACATATGTCGCAAGagcacctcatgacttaggcaatcccagctaagtccgagaagttgatgCAATAGTACCTtgtgacttaggcaactcaagctaagttcgtgtcttgatCGCAATAATGCTTCACGACTTAGAcgattccagctaagtccatgacaacttGTCGCAAGTGTAGTCGGAGACGTCGCCTCTCCACTTGTTGCTATCATCGCTCTCGATGTCATCCTTCGAGgaggatgaaaaagaaaaaaaaaaaaaaaaaggaggagaagaagagagaattTATATTTAATTGCAAAgagataatttaaaaaattaaaaaaataaaaataaaaattataaagagtAAACGAGGATTGCAAATAGTAATCTTCATATAAAGATTAGTAGTCGAATGTAATTGTGAGATCCTGATTAAAGGTTTAAATAAGGAAAAGGATTCCTTGTTTCTTTCAAACCATGTTACTAATACTCTTAAATTCAATTGATGAATTTAGTAAATATAAATTTTCTATTCCGTGAAACTAATAGTAGTACTCACTAATTAGCAATTCTATTAGGTCGATCAAAGAAAACGCTAGCTTCCAGACTTAGGTTacattaataaaatttatttttttgaaaaaatcaagACAAATACATGACATAAATATTTTTTGCTTATAAATCTATATTTATTCCTGTTTTGAATACAACTCATTCTAGAAAAGACACTTATTTTGAATATCATTATATTCATTCCTAAAATGAATATAACTTTATTCTAAATAAATGTAATTATAATGTTTTTCTTCACCTCTATATATTCTGATGTCTTTTTCATGTTTATTTCTTATTTTGGATAAATTTATATCCATTTTCACTATTATGTGATATTCATGATAATGTATTTTGGTACACGAAGTATATTCGATTATAGAAAACATAGATTTCCAATACCTATTCAATTCAATTCTTCTGTTGGGTTTTTGAATATTCCTTTTGTACATTGTAATCATCTTTATCTCTAATATAATTTCTTATGTTTTATAAAAAATCATTCAGGTTTTTTTGATAAAAGGAATTAATTCAAAATACTACATAACCAAAATCCAAAAGATGGTAAATTATGTGCATGTATAGTCATGTGTATAATCCTGAGGTGTTCTTAGATGCATCATGTGACCTCTGGCTTCAATTCTATTCTTCCTTCCCTGTCCATCATGCAAAACCAAGTCATGAACACCAAGATGCAGGCTTTTCAGCAGGATTATTGGAGATTGTCCCCCAAACATCTGCCACAACTATTTAAGTATCCAACTGAATATAAGACAGACATGAAAT contains:
- the LOC135651131 gene encoding transcription factor HHO3-like, which encodes MGPSVAGIGLDLNLCAMTTVGGFLEEAAAAVESVDSKVAKLEESVRSLEEERRKIEAFKRELPLCMLLITDVIEGLKKELERCRGERFARACEAHNPINSKCGEEGGVKLESESKNKTSWMSSAQLWTTVNNDKDDYSITEERNAKAARREEESLFSESKSRRPVGAFVPFKGMSPFAMNSKEEVKPRVMLPDLPLPSPAVKNAFCPISAAAEDHSLSLSGSQGVGGAAASALAMAGTCLSLQVQQQQQQQQQPPRKARRCWSPELHRRFVLALQQLGGAQVATPKQIRELMQVDGLTNDEVKSHLQKYRLHARKMPNSSPIVDQPVVVLRGLWLPPENYTTSPQQSVSLSGSPQSPLQLAGSNLAVSATAGDSCEEDGRSECCNWTWGEVSAEHI